A genomic stretch from Pomacea canaliculata isolate SZHN2017 linkage group LG2, ASM307304v1, whole genome shotgun sequence includes:
- the LOC112556934 gene encoding zinc finger protein 432-like isoform X6: MAANISRELNLHFSHDEPHGQQCELGYRTCPIQDTVSGEHGTEVMDREQGFKELCDFEDLHIQFAEPCLTDSVEDCAKEGRAEILAASSPKVATVGKEDVVKVSQVDIEMNVYRRWCRIGSAQGFTSDTEIAVFLVQHYENTSLPSGLCLSCKSPLTLSCSRCSHPTFPTITTSHKSSVKLRTSGIQKRKRRQVTKESKPEQASAVAPNPPQLNDEHQTNDGMADTQDCSSDGLLISLPPKMTKCILGPGTTDMKKVFTCQQCSLSYTRACSLRVHMRKHTGEKPFACKLCDATFSLSASLVVHKRTHSGERPYVCEECGVAFSVSSALKQHLRKHTAAEVDETAAVDQSCQQVA, translated from the exons ATGGCAGCAAACATTTCCAGAGAGCTTAATTTGCACTTCAGTCATGATGAACCTCATGGTCAGCAATGTGAGTTGGGCTATAGGACATGCCCTATCCAAGATACCGTCTCTGGTGAGCATGGGACTGAAGTGATGGACAGAGAGCAAGGCTTTAAGGAATTATGTGATTTTGAAGACCTTCATATTCAGTTTGCAGAACCATGTCTGACAGATTCTGTAGAG GACTGTGCTAAAGAAGGGAGAGCAGAAATTCTGGCAGCATCATCACCAAAGGTGGCAACTGTGGGTAAAGAAGATGTCGTCAAAGTGTCACAAGTAGACATTGAAATGAATGTATACAGACGATGGTGCCGCATTGGTAGTGCCCAGGGTTTTACCAGTGATACAGAAATAGCTGTCTTTCTTGTTCAACA CTATGAAAATACCTCCCTGCCAAGTGGTTTATGCCTCAGTTGTAAGTCCCCCTTGACACTTTCTTGTAGTAGGTGCAGCCACCCGACATTTCCAACTATCACTACTTCCCACAAAAGTTCAGTAAAGCTGAGGACTTCAggaattcagaaaagaaaaagaaggcaagtAACAAAAGAATCAAAACCAGAACAAGCATCAGCTGTAGCACCAAACCCACCACAGTTGAATGATGAACACCAGACAAATGATGGCATGGCAGACACACAGGATTGTTCATCTGATGGTTTGCTCATTTCATTGCCGCCAAAG ATGACAAAGTGTATACTTGGTCCTGGAACAACAGATATGAAGAAGGTGTTTACATGCCAGCAGTGCAGCCTGTCTTACACTCGTGCTTGCAGCCTCCGTGTGCATATGCGAAAGCACACAGGAGAAAAACCATTTGCATGCAAGTTGTGTGATGCTACATTCTCTCTATCAG CCAGTTTAGTGGTACACAAGAGGACCCACAGTGGTGAAAGACCATATGTGTGTGAGGAATGTGGAGTGGCCTTTTCTGTTTCAAGTGCTCTCAAACAGCACTTGCGCAAGCATACAG ctgctgaagtcgatgagacagctgcggtcgatcaaagttgtcagcaagttgcttga
- the LOC112556934 gene encoding zinc finger protein 260-like isoform X1, with translation MAANISRELNLHFSHDEPHGQQCELGYRTCPIQDTVSGEHGTEVMDREQGFKELCDFEDLHIQFAEPCLTDSVEDCAKEGRAEILAASSPKVATVGKEDVVKVSQVDIEMNVYRRWCRIGSAQGFTSDTEIAVFLVQHYENTSLPSGLCLSCKSPLTLSCSRCSHPTFPTITTSHKSSVKLRTSGIQKRKRRQVTKESKPEQASAVAPNPPQLNDEHQTNDGMADTQDCSSDGLLISLPPKMTKCILGPGTTDMKKVFTCQQCSLSYTRACSLRVHMRKHTGEKPFACKLCDATFSLSASLVVHKRTHSGERPYVCEECGVAFSVSSALKQHLRKHTGERPYKCKVCGSMYSRSDSLKVHMRTHSGDKPFICEECGASFARLYCLIAHKKKHTGERPFSCTECSATFTQSGKLTIHMRKHTGDRPFQCELCGASFTQSDRLKTHMRIHTGFKPFKCVECGKAFSHPHSMKVHMRIHTGDKPYKCDFCGATFADPSYFRRHKAKHVATTTADTYSIICNAFQCTTA, from the exons ATGGCAGCAAACATTTCCAGAGAGCTTAATTTGCACTTCAGTCATGATGAACCTCATGGTCAGCAATGTGAGTTGGGCTATAGGACATGCCCTATCCAAGATACCGTCTCTGGTGAGCATGGGACTGAAGTGATGGACAGAGAGCAAGGCTTTAAGGAATTATGTGATTTTGAAGACCTTCATATTCAGTTTGCAGAACCATGTCTGACAGATTCTGTAGAG GACTGTGCTAAAGAAGGGAGAGCAGAAATTCTGGCAGCATCATCACCAAAGGTGGCAACTGTGGGTAAAGAAGATGTCGTCAAAGTGTCACAAGTAGACATTGAAATGAATGTATACAGACGATGGTGCCGCATTGGTAGTGCCCAGGGTTTTACCAGTGATACAGAAATAGCTGTCTTTCTTGTTCAACA CTATGAAAATACCTCCCTGCCAAGTGGTTTATGCCTCAGTTGTAAGTCCCCCTTGACACTTTCTTGTAGTAGGTGCAGCCACCCGACATTTCCAACTATCACTACTTCCCACAAAAGTTCAGTAAAGCTGAGGACTTCAggaattcagaaaagaaaaagaaggcaagtAACAAAAGAATCAAAACCAGAACAAGCATCAGCTGTAGCACCAAACCCACCACAGTTGAATGATGAACACCAGACAAATGATGGCATGGCAGACACACAGGATTGTTCATCTGATGGTTTGCTCATTTCATTGCCGCCAAAG ATGACAAAGTGTATACTTGGTCCTGGAACAACAGATATGAAGAAGGTGTTTACATGCCAGCAGTGCAGCCTGTCTTACACTCGTGCTTGCAGCCTCCGTGTGCATATGCGAAAGCACACAGGAGAAAAACCATTTGCATGCAAGTTGTGTGATGCTACATTCTCTCTATCAG CCAGTTTAGTGGTACACAAGAGGACCCACAGTGGTGAAAGACCATATGTGTGTGAGGAATGTGGAGTGGCCTTTTCTGTTTCAAGTGCTCTCAAACAGCACTTGCGCAAGCATACAGGTGAGAGACCATACAAGTGCAAAGTGTGTGGCTCTATGTATTCTCGCTCAGACAGCCTAAAAGTACACATGAGGACTCATTCTGGTGACAAACCTTTCATATGTGAAGAATGTGGGGCATCATTTGCACGATTATATTGTTTAATtgctcacaaaaaaaaacatactgGTGAAAGACCATTCAGCTGTACAGAGTGTAGTGCAACATTCACTCAGTCTGGAAAGCTAACTATTCATATGCGGAAGCACACCGGTGACAGACCTTTCCAGTGTGAACTTTGTGGTGCCTCCTTCACACAATCAGACAGACTGAAGACACACATGAGGATACATACTGGATTTAAACCATTCAAGTGTGTGGAATGTGGCAAGGCCTTTTCTCATCCCCATAGTATGAAAGTGCACATGCGAATTCACACAGGTGATAAGCCATACAAATGTGACTTTTGTGGGGCCACATTTGCCGATCCCTCATACTTTCGAAGACATAAGGCAAAACATGTTGCTACAACTACTGCAGACACATATTCCATAATATGTAATGCTTTCCAGTGCACAACAGCATAG
- the LOC112556934 gene encoding zinc finger protein OZF-like isoform X3, with translation MAANISRELNLHFSHDEPHGQQCELGYRTCPIQDTVSDIIMQDCAKEGRAEILAASSPKVATVGKEDVVKVSQVDIEMNVYRRWCRIGSAQGFTSDTEIAVFLVQHYENTSLPSGLCLSCKSPLTLSCSRCSHPTFPTITTSHKSSVKLRTSGIQKRKRRQVTKESKPEQASAVAPNPPQLNDEHQTNDGMADTQDCSSDGLLISLPPKMTKCILGPGTTDMKKVFTCQQCSLSYTRACSLRVHMRKHTGEKPFACKLCDATFSLSASLVVHKRTHSGERPYVCEECGVAFSVSSALKQHLRKHTGERPYKCKVCGSMYSRSDSLKVHMRTHSGDKPFICEECGASFARLYCLIAHKKKHTGERPFSCTECSATFTQSGKLTIHMRKHTGDRPFQCELCGASFTQSDRLKTHMRIHTGFKPFKCVECGKAFSHPHSMKVHMRIHTGDKPYKCDFCGATFADPSYFRRHKAKHVATTTADTYSIICNAFQCTTA, from the exons ATGGCAGCAAACATTTCCAGAGAGCTTAATTTGCACTTCAGTCATGATGAACCTCATGGTCAGCAATGTGAGTTGGGCTATAGGACATGCCCTATCCAAGATACCGTCTCTG ACATTATCATGCAGGACTGTGCTAAAGAAGGGAGAGCAGAAATTCTGGCAGCATCATCACCAAAGGTGGCAACTGTGGGTAAAGAAGATGTCGTCAAAGTGTCACAAGTAGACATTGAAATGAATGTATACAGACGATGGTGCCGCATTGGTAGTGCCCAGGGTTTTACCAGTGATACAGAAATAGCTGTCTTTCTTGTTCAACA CTATGAAAATACCTCCCTGCCAAGTGGTTTATGCCTCAGTTGTAAGTCCCCCTTGACACTTTCTTGTAGTAGGTGCAGCCACCCGACATTTCCAACTATCACTACTTCCCACAAAAGTTCAGTAAAGCTGAGGACTTCAggaattcagaaaagaaaaagaaggcaagtAACAAAAGAATCAAAACCAGAACAAGCATCAGCTGTAGCACCAAACCCACCACAGTTGAATGATGAACACCAGACAAATGATGGCATGGCAGACACACAGGATTGTTCATCTGATGGTTTGCTCATTTCATTGCCGCCAAAG ATGACAAAGTGTATACTTGGTCCTGGAACAACAGATATGAAGAAGGTGTTTACATGCCAGCAGTGCAGCCTGTCTTACACTCGTGCTTGCAGCCTCCGTGTGCATATGCGAAAGCACACAGGAGAAAAACCATTTGCATGCAAGTTGTGTGATGCTACATTCTCTCTATCAG CCAGTTTAGTGGTACACAAGAGGACCCACAGTGGTGAAAGACCATATGTGTGTGAGGAATGTGGAGTGGCCTTTTCTGTTTCAAGTGCTCTCAAACAGCACTTGCGCAAGCATACAGGTGAGAGACCATACAAGTGCAAAGTGTGTGGCTCTATGTATTCTCGCTCAGACAGCCTAAAAGTACACATGAGGACTCATTCTGGTGACAAACCTTTCATATGTGAAGAATGTGGGGCATCATTTGCACGATTATATTGTTTAATtgctcacaaaaaaaaacatactgGTGAAAGACCATTCAGCTGTACAGAGTGTAGTGCAACATTCACTCAGTCTGGAAAGCTAACTATTCATATGCGGAAGCACACCGGTGACAGACCTTTCCAGTGTGAACTTTGTGGTGCCTCCTTCACACAATCAGACAGACTGAAGACACACATGAGGATACATACTGGATTTAAACCATTCAAGTGTGTGGAATGTGGCAAGGCCTTTTCTCATCCCCATAGTATGAAAGTGCACATGCGAATTCACACAGGTGATAAGCCATACAAATGTGACTTTTGTGGGGCCACATTTGCCGATCCCTCATACTTTCGAAGACATAAGGCAAAACATGTTGCTACAACTACTGCAGACACATATTCCATAATATGTAATGCTTTCCAGTGCACAACAGCATAG
- the LOC112556934 gene encoding zinc finger protein 260-like isoform X2 translates to MAANISRELNLHFSHDEPHGQQCELGYRTCPIQDTVSGEHGTEVMDREQGFKELCDFEDLHIQFAEPCLTDSVEDCAKEGRAEILAASSPKVATVGKEDVVKVSQVDIEMNVYRRWCRIGSAQGFTSDTEIAVFLVQHYENTSLPSGLCLSCKSPLTLSCSRCSHPTFPTITTSHKSSVKLRTSGIQKRKRRQVTKESKPEQASAVAPNPPQLNDEHQTNDGMADTQDCSSDGLLISLPPKMTKCILGPGTTDMKKVFTCQQCSLSYTRACSLRVHMRKHTGEKPFASSLVVHKRTHSGERPYVCEECGVAFSVSSALKQHLRKHTGERPYKCKVCGSMYSRSDSLKVHMRTHSGDKPFICEECGASFARLYCLIAHKKKHTGERPFSCTECSATFTQSGKLTIHMRKHTGDRPFQCELCGASFTQSDRLKTHMRIHTGFKPFKCVECGKAFSHPHSMKVHMRIHTGDKPYKCDFCGATFADPSYFRRHKAKHVATTTADTYSIICNAFQCTTA, encoded by the exons ATGGCAGCAAACATTTCCAGAGAGCTTAATTTGCACTTCAGTCATGATGAACCTCATGGTCAGCAATGTGAGTTGGGCTATAGGACATGCCCTATCCAAGATACCGTCTCTGGTGAGCATGGGACTGAAGTGATGGACAGAGAGCAAGGCTTTAAGGAATTATGTGATTTTGAAGACCTTCATATTCAGTTTGCAGAACCATGTCTGACAGATTCTGTAGAG GACTGTGCTAAAGAAGGGAGAGCAGAAATTCTGGCAGCATCATCACCAAAGGTGGCAACTGTGGGTAAAGAAGATGTCGTCAAAGTGTCACAAGTAGACATTGAAATGAATGTATACAGACGATGGTGCCGCATTGGTAGTGCCCAGGGTTTTACCAGTGATACAGAAATAGCTGTCTTTCTTGTTCAACA CTATGAAAATACCTCCCTGCCAAGTGGTTTATGCCTCAGTTGTAAGTCCCCCTTGACACTTTCTTGTAGTAGGTGCAGCCACCCGACATTTCCAACTATCACTACTTCCCACAAAAGTTCAGTAAAGCTGAGGACTTCAggaattcagaaaagaaaaagaaggcaagtAACAAAAGAATCAAAACCAGAACAAGCATCAGCTGTAGCACCAAACCCACCACAGTTGAATGATGAACACCAGACAAATGATGGCATGGCAGACACACAGGATTGTTCATCTGATGGTTTGCTCATTTCATTGCCGCCAAAG ATGACAAAGTGTATACTTGGTCCTGGAACAACAGATATGAAGAAGGTGTTTACATGCCAGCAGTGCAGCCTGTCTTACACTCGTGCTTGCAGCCTCCGTGTGCATATGCGAAAGCACACAGGAGAAAAACCATTTGCAT CCAGTTTAGTGGTACACAAGAGGACCCACAGTGGTGAAAGACCATATGTGTGTGAGGAATGTGGAGTGGCCTTTTCTGTTTCAAGTGCTCTCAAACAGCACTTGCGCAAGCATACAGGTGAGAGACCATACAAGTGCAAAGTGTGTGGCTCTATGTATTCTCGCTCAGACAGCCTAAAAGTACACATGAGGACTCATTCTGGTGACAAACCTTTCATATGTGAAGAATGTGGGGCATCATTTGCACGATTATATTGTTTAATtgctcacaaaaaaaaacatactgGTGAAAGACCATTCAGCTGTACAGAGTGTAGTGCAACATTCACTCAGTCTGGAAAGCTAACTATTCATATGCGGAAGCACACCGGTGACAGACCTTTCCAGTGTGAACTTTGTGGTGCCTCCTTCACACAATCAGACAGACTGAAGACACACATGAGGATACATACTGGATTTAAACCATTCAAGTGTGTGGAATGTGGCAAGGCCTTTTCTCATCCCCATAGTATGAAAGTGCACATGCGAATTCACACAGGTGATAAGCCATACAAATGTGACTTTTGTGGGGCCACATTTGCCGATCCCTCATACTTTCGAAGACATAAGGCAAAACATGTTGCTACAACTACTGCAGACACATATTCCATAATATGTAATGCTTTCCAGTGCACAACAGCATAG
- the LOC112556934 gene encoding zinc finger protein OZF-like isoform X4, producing the protein MMNLMVSNVSWAIGHALSKIPSLDCAKEGRAEILAASSPKVATVGKEDVVKVSQVDIEMNVYRRWCRIGSAQGFTSDTEIAVFLVQHYENTSLPSGLCLSCKSPLTLSCSRCSHPTFPTITTSHKSSVKLRTSGIQKRKRRQVTKESKPEQASAVAPNPPQLNDEHQTNDGMADTQDCSSDGLLISLPPKMTKCILGPGTTDMKKVFTCQQCSLSYTRACSLRVHMRKHTGEKPFACKLCDATFSLSASLVVHKRTHSGERPYVCEECGVAFSVSSALKQHLRKHTGERPYKCKVCGSMYSRSDSLKVHMRTHSGDKPFICEECGASFARLYCLIAHKKKHTGERPFSCTECSATFTQSGKLTIHMRKHTGDRPFQCELCGASFTQSDRLKTHMRIHTGFKPFKCVECGKAFSHPHSMKVHMRIHTGDKPYKCDFCGATFADPSYFRRHKAKHVATTTADTYSIICNAFQCTTA; encoded by the exons ATGATGAACCTCATGGTCAGCAATGTGAGTTGGGCTATAGGACATGCCCTATCCAAGATACCGTCTCTG GACTGTGCTAAAGAAGGGAGAGCAGAAATTCTGGCAGCATCATCACCAAAGGTGGCAACTGTGGGTAAAGAAGATGTCGTCAAAGTGTCACAAGTAGACATTGAAATGAATGTATACAGACGATGGTGCCGCATTGGTAGTGCCCAGGGTTTTACCAGTGATACAGAAATAGCTGTCTTTCTTGTTCAACA CTATGAAAATACCTCCCTGCCAAGTGGTTTATGCCTCAGTTGTAAGTCCCCCTTGACACTTTCTTGTAGTAGGTGCAGCCACCCGACATTTCCAACTATCACTACTTCCCACAAAAGTTCAGTAAAGCTGAGGACTTCAggaattcagaaaagaaaaagaaggcaagtAACAAAAGAATCAAAACCAGAACAAGCATCAGCTGTAGCACCAAACCCACCACAGTTGAATGATGAACACCAGACAAATGATGGCATGGCAGACACACAGGATTGTTCATCTGATGGTTTGCTCATTTCATTGCCGCCAAAG ATGACAAAGTGTATACTTGGTCCTGGAACAACAGATATGAAGAAGGTGTTTACATGCCAGCAGTGCAGCCTGTCTTACACTCGTGCTTGCAGCCTCCGTGTGCATATGCGAAAGCACACAGGAGAAAAACCATTTGCATGCAAGTTGTGTGATGCTACATTCTCTCTATCAG CCAGTTTAGTGGTACACAAGAGGACCCACAGTGGTGAAAGACCATATGTGTGTGAGGAATGTGGAGTGGCCTTTTCTGTTTCAAGTGCTCTCAAACAGCACTTGCGCAAGCATACAGGTGAGAGACCATACAAGTGCAAAGTGTGTGGCTCTATGTATTCTCGCTCAGACAGCCTAAAAGTACACATGAGGACTCATTCTGGTGACAAACCTTTCATATGTGAAGAATGTGGGGCATCATTTGCACGATTATATTGTTTAATtgctcacaaaaaaaaacatactgGTGAAAGACCATTCAGCTGTACAGAGTGTAGTGCAACATTCACTCAGTCTGGAAAGCTAACTATTCATATGCGGAAGCACACCGGTGACAGACCTTTCCAGTGTGAACTTTGTGGTGCCTCCTTCACACAATCAGACAGACTGAAGACACACATGAGGATACATACTGGATTTAAACCATTCAAGTGTGTGGAATGTGGCAAGGCCTTTTCTCATCCCCATAGTATGAAAGTGCACATGCGAATTCACACAGGTGATAAGCCATACAAATGTGACTTTTGTGGGGCCACATTTGCCGATCCCTCATACTTTCGAAGACATAAGGCAAAACATGTTGCTACAACTACTGCAGACACATATTCCATAATATGTAATGCTTTCCAGTGCACAACAGCATAG
- the LOC112556934 gene encoding zinc finger protein OZF-like isoform X5: MSDRFCRDIIMQDCAKEGRAEILAASSPKVATVGKEDVVKVSQVDIEMNVYRRWCRIGSAQGFTSDTEIAVFLVQHYENTSLPSGLCLSCKSPLTLSCSRCSHPTFPTITTSHKSSVKLRTSGIQKRKRRQVTKESKPEQASAVAPNPPQLNDEHQTNDGMADTQDCSSDGLLISLPPKMTKCILGPGTTDMKKVFTCQQCSLSYTRACSLRVHMRKHTGEKPFACKLCDATFSLSASLVVHKRTHSGERPYVCEECGVAFSVSSALKQHLRKHTGERPYKCKVCGSMYSRSDSLKVHMRTHSGDKPFICEECGASFARLYCLIAHKKKHTGERPFSCTECSATFTQSGKLTIHMRKHTGDRPFQCELCGASFTQSDRLKTHMRIHTGFKPFKCVECGKAFSHPHSMKVHMRIHTGDKPYKCDFCGATFADPSYFRRHKAKHVATTTADTYSIICNAFQCTTA; the protein is encoded by the exons ATGTCTGACAGATTCTGTAGAG ACATTATCATGCAGGACTGTGCTAAAGAAGGGAGAGCAGAAATTCTGGCAGCATCATCACCAAAGGTGGCAACTGTGGGTAAAGAAGATGTCGTCAAAGTGTCACAAGTAGACATTGAAATGAATGTATACAGACGATGGTGCCGCATTGGTAGTGCCCAGGGTTTTACCAGTGATACAGAAATAGCTGTCTTTCTTGTTCAACA CTATGAAAATACCTCCCTGCCAAGTGGTTTATGCCTCAGTTGTAAGTCCCCCTTGACACTTTCTTGTAGTAGGTGCAGCCACCCGACATTTCCAACTATCACTACTTCCCACAAAAGTTCAGTAAAGCTGAGGACTTCAggaattcagaaaagaaaaagaaggcaagtAACAAAAGAATCAAAACCAGAACAAGCATCAGCTGTAGCACCAAACCCACCACAGTTGAATGATGAACACCAGACAAATGATGGCATGGCAGACACACAGGATTGTTCATCTGATGGTTTGCTCATTTCATTGCCGCCAAAG ATGACAAAGTGTATACTTGGTCCTGGAACAACAGATATGAAGAAGGTGTTTACATGCCAGCAGTGCAGCCTGTCTTACACTCGTGCTTGCAGCCTCCGTGTGCATATGCGAAAGCACACAGGAGAAAAACCATTTGCATGCAAGTTGTGTGATGCTACATTCTCTCTATCAG CCAGTTTAGTGGTACACAAGAGGACCCACAGTGGTGAAAGACCATATGTGTGTGAGGAATGTGGAGTGGCCTTTTCTGTTTCAAGTGCTCTCAAACAGCACTTGCGCAAGCATACAGGTGAGAGACCATACAAGTGCAAAGTGTGTGGCTCTATGTATTCTCGCTCAGACAGCCTAAAAGTACACATGAGGACTCATTCTGGTGACAAACCTTTCATATGTGAAGAATGTGGGGCATCATTTGCACGATTATATTGTTTAATtgctcacaaaaaaaaacatactgGTGAAAGACCATTCAGCTGTACAGAGTGTAGTGCAACATTCACTCAGTCTGGAAAGCTAACTATTCATATGCGGAAGCACACCGGTGACAGACCTTTCCAGTGTGAACTTTGTGGTGCCTCCTTCACACAATCAGACAGACTGAAGACACACATGAGGATACATACTGGATTTAAACCATTCAAGTGTGTGGAATGTGGCAAGGCCTTTTCTCATCCCCATAGTATGAAAGTGCACATGCGAATTCACACAGGTGATAAGCCATACAAATGTGACTTTTGTGGGGCCACATTTGCCGATCCCTCATACTTTCGAAGACATAAGGCAAAACATGTTGCTACAACTACTGCAGACACATATTCCATAATATGTAATGCTTTCCAGTGCACAACAGCATAG